Within the Leptospira ryugenii genome, the region TGGGTACACCAGGACGGAATGCACCCTTAAGCATATTTCTCATAAAATCTACACTTGTGGCATCCAGTCGTTTTGAGAGAGAAGGGCCCATCACAAACGATGGATTGATTGTCAAAAGATCCCAACGATTTTGTTTATTTACAATTTCCCAAGCCTCGCGTTCCGCTACTGTCTTTGAATAAGAATAAGGTTGGTTTGTAAGAGAGCTTGTTGTATTCCAGTGTTCTTCTGTAAATGTGTGGTTCGGAACGGAAAGTGAATCAATATTGTCTCCAAGGATTGCTGCGACGCTGGATGTTAAGACAACTCGTTTGACAGAAGATGTTTCATTGACAGTCTGTAGTACATTACGTGTGCCTTCCAATGCAGGTTCTATCAATTGTTTTTGTGCGTCCTTGATCCCTGAGATGAAGAATGGCGAAGCAGTGTGGATTACAAGTTCTGCACCTTTCATTGCCTCATGGAAACTCCGGGCTTGTAGGAGATCTGCTTCAAAGAATTTTAGTTGGTTTGGGTATTGTTTCTGCAAATCGAGGAGGTGTTCGATTTTTCCGTGTTCTGACAATTTACGAACAGTAGCGTGAACTGTTTTTCCGTCTTCTAACAGATAACGAATGATCCAAGAAGCGATGTAACCTGCTCCCCCTGTTACTAAGATAGGTGATTTGGGATTGATACTGACCATGGTAGTTTCGAGTCTTTCGAGTGTGCTTTAGTCGGCAACCTTAATCTTTCTTCCAAGTGAAAACTCTCTTCCACCCAAACCGATCTCTCGCTAGAAAAATTTCGAAGTTTGCTTTTAGGTAAGAGTATAGAAATTTCTTGTAGCGAACATTTTTGCAAAATACCCGCCACAAGATCCAAATTCTATCCTAGAATTCTGTTCCGTCTACTTCAGATTGTTTGAATGTTTTTTTACCTTCGGTAGTGAGGACATGATAATTCGTACCTTCTTGGATGATCACGCCTTGGATACGGTTTCCATTCTTAAGAATGAGTGTTTCGGTAGATTTACCTGTGATTTCTTCTATACGTTTAAGCAAAGACTCCTTTCTTTCTTTTGTTCTTACGCTAATCTCTGTTTTACGGCTTGTTTCGCTTTCTAGTTTTTGTTTTTCTATCGCAATTAATTCTTCAAACTCTTTCAGCTGTGTTTGTACATCTTTATTGTTTGAGGACTCAACTTTGATTGGCGATTGGCTTGCAACTTTATCTACTATTTTTGTTTTTACTTCTTCTGGGCTTTTGATTCCCTCATCTAGTTTTTGAGAGGCCGCTGAAATATCTCCCTTTTTTAGAGATTCTTTTATTTT harbors:
- a CDS encoding NAD-dependent epimerase/dehydratase family protein, with translation MVSINPKSPILVTGGAGYIASWIIRYLLEDGKTVHATVRKLSEHGKIEHLLDLQKQYPNQLKFFEADLLQARSFHEAMKGAELVIHTASPFFISGIKDAQKQLIEPALEGTRNVLQTVNETSSVKRVVLTSSVAAILGDNIDSLSVPNHTFTEEHWNTTSSLTNQPYSYSKTVAEREAWEIVNKQNRWDLLTINPSFVMGPSLSKRLDATSVDFMRNMLKGAFRPGVPNTRMGFVDVRDVAKAHVLAGFRAEAKGRHILSNQVLPMLGAADILRAHYGKRFPLPTGNLPKFLVYLIGPFFGLNWSYTEKNVDQPLEIDHSYSVKDLGLEYRPLSETFVDHAEQLLAMKLI